A single genomic interval of Malania oleifera isolate guangnan ecotype guangnan chromosome 13, ASM2987363v1, whole genome shotgun sequence harbors:
- the LOC131146365 gene encoding NEDD8-specific protease 1-like encodes MNAFFHHDSMEGVNGSHALKLFDSVKGFMGTDSLEPSPSKLSSKGRSKRKKISGSETEVLAAPLSFMEGSTPQQTNGYDCGLYVMAIARIICQRHAKTSKGSIESWFSAIEKHVTPSVEMTMRSEVMGLIQDLRNKD; translated from the coding sequence ATGAATGCCTTTTTCCATCATGACAGCATGGAGGGAGTTAATGGTTCGCATGCCTTGAAATTGTTTGATTCTGTTAAGGGATTTATGGGCACTGATTCGTTAGAACCATCTCCATCAAAGTTGTCCTCAAAAGGCAGAAGTAAGAGGAAGAAGATTTCGGGTTCAGAGACCGAAGTTCTGGCAGCCCCTCTATCCTTCATGGAAGGCTCTACACCACAACAAACCAATGGATATGACTGTGGTCTTTATGTTATGGCTATTGCGAGGATAATCTGTCAGAGGCATGCAAAAACTTCCAAGGGCAGCATTGAGAGCTGGTTTTCTGCTATAGAAAAGCATGTCACTCCATCTGTGGAAATGACTATGCGAAGTGAGGTGATGGGTCTTATACAGGATCTTAGGAACAAGGAC
- the LOC131146366 gene encoding NEDD8-specific protease 1-like — MCYCLAELSGMGDEVVLSYKDVVLKKSDLELLEGPYYLNDQIIGLYFSYLSSLLDSQDILLVPPSVSFWLANCSDPESVKDFAEPLKFSCKNLVVLL, encoded by the exons ATGTGTTATTGTCTTGCTG AGTTATCTGGAATGGGCGACGAGGTGGTGCTTTCTTACAAGGACGTTGTACTGAAGAAATCAGATTTGGAGTTGTTGGAAGGACCCTATTATCTTAATGATCAGATTATTGGGCTTTATTTCAGTTATTTGTCTTCTTTGCTGGATTCCCAAGACATATTGCTTGTACCACCTTCAGTGTCCTTTTGGCTTGCCAATTGCTCGGATCCTGAGTCTGTCAAAGATTTTGCAGAACCTCTCAAATTTTCGTGCAAGAACTTGGTAGTTTTGCTGTGA
- the LOC131145750 gene encoding uncharacterized protein LOC131145750: protein MAAAASRNLLKLGCLVLAACAAAVLAQGPQLPPPGPLPPNRPNCSVVVTKLADCKPSPATPSPACCEGAKDIKGLFQSAKTTDDRQAICQCLTCPAHQGGPAPPGGPAPPGGPAPPGGPAPPGLPYPDADYIFDKCNVQLPFPLTNTTDCKTAVK from the exons ATGGCAGCTGCGGCCTCAAGAAACCTGTTGAAGCTGGGCTGCTTGGTCCTCGCTGCATGCGCGGCGGCGGTGCTAGCGCAAGGGCCACAGTTGCCACCGCCAGGGCCGTTGCCGCCCAATCGGCCGAACTGCTCGGTGGTGGTGACTAAACTTGCAGATTGCAAACCATCTCCGGCAACTCCTTCGCCTGCATGCTGCGAGGGGGCTAAAGACATTAAGGGACTCTTTCAGAGTGCTAAGACCACGGACGATCGCCAGGCTATCTGCCAGTGCCTCACTTGCCCGGCACACCAGGGCGGCCCCGCACCCCCGGGAGGCCCCGCACCCCCTGGCGGCCCCGCCCCCCCGGGCGGCCCTGCCCCCCCGGGGCTTCCGTACCCTGATGCAGATTATATCTTCGACAAATGCAATGTCCAGCTCCCTTTCCCACTGACCAACACCACTGACTGCAAAAC GGCCGTGAAGTGA